In Gadus chalcogrammus isolate NIFS_2021 chromosome 11, NIFS_Gcha_1.0, whole genome shotgun sequence, a single window of DNA contains:
- the LOC130391550 gene encoding synaptobrevin-1-like isoform X2, whose protein sequence is MDTDPANTVQALTEGTEEVVLIVRKNVEEVQKRAGKLADLDERAEALKKSSKQFEKTSIRLKRSYDEENSCCNQKKRKLVVVIVVGVLVIILIIVLLATGVIPMGSSSSTPPPMPTAPKP, encoded by the exons GCCAACACGGTGCAGGCCTTGACGGAGGGAACGGAAGAGGTTGTTCTGATCGTGAGGAAGAATGTTGAAGAGGTCCAAAAGAGAGCTGGAAAACTGGCCGACCTCGACGAGAGGGCTGAGGCATTGAAGAAGTCG tccAAGCAATTCGAGAAGACGAGCATAAGGCTGAAGCGCTCCTATGACGAGGAGAACAGCTGCTGCAACCAGAAGAAGCGTAAGCTGGTCGTGGTCATCGTGGTGGGCGTCctcgtcatcatcctcatcatcgtccTGCTGGCCACAGGGGTCATCCCCatgggctcctcctcctccacgcctcCCCCAATGCCCACCGCCCCCAAACCATGA
- the LOC130391550 gene encoding synaptobrevin-like isoform X1, producing MDTDPQQANTVQALTEGTEEVVLIVRKNVEEVQKRAGKLADLDERAEALKKSSKQFEKTSIRLKRSYDEENSCCNQKKRKLVVVIVVGVLVIILIIVLLATGVIPMGSSSSTPPPMPTAPKP from the exons CAACAGGCCAACACGGTGCAGGCCTTGACGGAGGGAACGGAAGAGGTTGTTCTGATCGTGAGGAAGAATGTTGAAGAGGTCCAAAAGAGAGCTGGAAAACTGGCCGACCTCGACGAGAGGGCTGAGGCATTGAAGAAGTCG tccAAGCAATTCGAGAAGACGAGCATAAGGCTGAAGCGCTCCTATGACGAGGAGAACAGCTGCTGCAACCAGAAGAAGCGTAAGCTGGTCGTGGTCATCGTGGTGGGCGTCctcgtcatcatcctcatcatcgtccTGCTGGCCACAGGGGTCATCCCCatgggctcctcctcctccacgcctcCCCCAATGCCCACCGCCCCCAAACCATGA